A region of Plantactinospora sp. BC1 DNA encodes the following proteins:
- a CDS encoding rhamnogalacturonan lyase: MKRINHHPAPAGLSRARRSAPRLVLAAATALTVGAAGVVTPTGAYAGTDPLPASGAAAPADAHGTTEKLNRGLIAIRSDKGNFVSWRLLRSDPAGIAFNVYRGALKVNATPITKATSYLDAGAPADASYSVRPVTGGVELLSAAESEVVPFATSRDVPLQIPPGGSTPSGESYSYSANDASVGDLDGDGEYEIVLKWDPSNAKDNSQSGYTGNVYIDAYKLNGTRLWRIDLGRNIRAGAHYTQFQVFDYDGDGRAEVAMKTADGTRSGTGQVIGNANADHRNSSGYILAGPEFLTMFNGQTGAVLSTVNYEPARGNVSSWGDNYGNRVDRFLAATAYVDGQRPSLIMARGYYTRAVIVAWDFRNGSLTRRWTYDSGNSGGAYGQGNHNLSVADVDSDGRDEIIYGAATINDNGSLMYSTGFGHGDALHVGDLIPSRAGIEVFTIHESGNQPAADVHAGSNGQVIWQRPNNGGSEGPGRGVAADIYAGNPGAEFWGSGTNMGNLYNSSGASIGRNPSSANFVIWWDGDAQRELLDGTRIDKYGTGGDTRLLTGSGVASNNGTKSTPALSADILGDWREEVIWRTSNNSALRIYSTTDSTSISRPSLMQDRQYRVAVAWQNTAYNQPPHPSFSMG, translated from the coding sequence ATGAAACGTATCAACCACCACCCCGCGCCGGCCGGTCTGTCGCGCGCCCGCCGGTCGGCGCCGCGGCTGGTACTCGCCGCCGCCACCGCCCTCACCGTCGGCGCTGCCGGCGTCGTCACCCCGACCGGCGCGTACGCCGGCACCGACCCGCTCCCCGCCAGCGGCGCCGCCGCACCGGCCGACGCCCACGGGACCACGGAGAAGCTGAACCGCGGACTGATCGCGATCCGTTCGGACAAGGGCAACTTCGTGTCCTGGCGGTTGCTGCGCAGCGATCCGGCCGGGATCGCCTTCAACGTCTACCGGGGCGCACTGAAGGTCAACGCCACCCCGATCACCAAGGCCACCAGCTACCTCGACGCCGGCGCGCCCGCGGACGCCAGCTACTCGGTCCGCCCGGTCACCGGCGGGGTGGAGTTGCTCTCCGCCGCCGAGTCCGAGGTCGTACCGTTCGCCACCTCGCGTGACGTGCCGTTGCAGATCCCGCCCGGCGGCTCCACGCCCAGCGGCGAGTCGTACAGCTACTCGGCCAACGACGCCAGCGTCGGGGACCTGGACGGCGACGGCGAGTACGAGATCGTGCTCAAGTGGGACCCGTCCAACGCCAAGGACAACTCACAGTCTGGCTACACCGGCAACGTCTACATCGACGCGTACAAGCTCAACGGCACCCGGCTGTGGCGGATCGACCTCGGCCGCAACATCCGGGCCGGTGCGCACTACACCCAGTTCCAGGTCTTCGACTACGACGGCGACGGCCGCGCGGAAGTGGCGATGAAGACCGCCGACGGCACCCGCTCCGGTACCGGACAGGTGATCGGCAACGCCAACGCCGACCACCGCAACTCCAGCGGCTACATCCTCGCCGGCCCGGAGTTCCTGACCATGTTCAACGGCCAGACCGGCGCCGTGCTCTCCACCGTGAACTACGAGCCGGCGCGCGGCAACGTCTCCTCCTGGGGAGACAACTACGGCAACCGGGTGGACCGGTTCCTGGCCGCGACCGCGTACGTCGACGGGCAGCGACCGTCTCTGATCATGGCCAGGGGCTACTACACCCGGGCCGTCATCGTCGCCTGGGACTTCCGCAACGGCAGCCTGACCCGGCGCTGGACGTACGACTCCGGCAACAGCGGCGGCGCCTACGGTCAGGGCAACCACAACCTCTCCGTGGCCGACGTCGACTCCGACGGCCGTGACGAGATCATCTACGGGGCGGCCACCATCAACGACAACGGCAGCCTGATGTACTCCACCGGCTTCGGGCACGGCGACGCGCTGCACGTCGGCGACCTGATCCCCAGCCGGGCCGGCATCGAGGTGTTCACCATCCACGAGTCCGGCAACCAGCCGGCCGCCGACGTACACGCCGGCAGCAACGGCCAGGTCATCTGGCAGCGGCCGAACAACGGGGGATCCGAGGGTCCCGGCCGTGGCGTGGCCGCCGACATCTACGCCGGCAACCCCGGCGCGGAGTTCTGGGGCTCGGGCACCAACATGGGCAACCTCTACAACAGCTCCGGCGCCTCGATCGGCCGGAACCCGTCCTCGGCGAACTTCGTCATCTGGTGGGACGGCGACGCGCAGCGGGAGCTGCTCGACGGCACCCGCATCGACAAGTACGGCACCGGTGGCGACACCCGGCTGCTCACCGGCTCCGGGGTCGCCTCGAACAACGGCACCAAGTCCACCCCGGCGCTCTCCGCCGACATCCTCGGTGACTGGCGTGAGGAGGTCATCTGGCGTACGTCGAACAACTCGGCGCTGCGCATCTACTCCACGACCGATTCGACCAGCATCTCCCGGCCCTCGCTGATGCAGGACCGGCAGTACCGGGTCGCCGTCGCCTGGCAGAACACCGCGTACAACCAACCGCCGCACCCCAGCTTCTCGATGGGATAG
- a CDS encoding HAD-IA family hydrolase, with product MDRPVLFDVDGTLVDSAQAVTTVWREVASRYGVDGDDILRVCHGRRDEDVVPEFFPADAVGAVVREIAELELRHATLVEPIPGAAALLDGVAADRWAVVTSGSRALMTARMRGAGLRIPAVFVAADDVRRGKPDPEGYLLAAGQLGVDAVSCVVVEDSPAGVAAGRAAGASVVALAGTHAPDALTDADVVIEDLGELARAIESLPSR from the coding sequence GTGGATCGACCCGTCCTTTTCGATGTCGACGGCACGCTGGTGGACTCGGCGCAGGCGGTCACCACCGTCTGGCGCGAGGTGGCTTCCCGCTACGGCGTCGACGGCGACGACATCCTGCGGGTCTGCCACGGGCGGCGCGACGAGGACGTGGTCCCGGAGTTCTTTCCGGCCGATGCGGTCGGCGCGGTCGTGCGGGAGATAGCGGAGCTGGAGCTTCGGCACGCCACCCTGGTCGAGCCGATCCCCGGGGCCGCTGCGCTGCTCGACGGGGTCGCCGCAGACCGGTGGGCCGTCGTCACGTCCGGATCCCGCGCCCTCATGACCGCTCGGATGCGCGGCGCCGGGCTGCGGATTCCGGCCGTCTTCGTGGCGGCCGACGATGTGCGCCGGGGCAAGCCCGACCCGGAGGGATATCTGCTGGCCGCGGGTCAACTGGGCGTCGACGCCGTGTCCTGTGTCGTCGTCGAGGATTCCCCTGCTGGAGTCGCCGCGGGCAGGGCGGCGGGGGCCAGCGTCGTGGCGCTTGCCGGCACCCACGCCCCGGACGCGCTGACCGATGCGGACGTCGTCATCGAGGATCTCGGCGAGCTGGCCCGGGCGATCGAGTCGTTGCCGTCCCGGTGA
- the dgoD gene encoding galactonate dehydratase yields the protein MKIVRIETFLVPPRWLFCRVETDEGLVGWGEPVVEGRAEVVRAAVEVLAEYLLGEDPLRIEQHWQILTKGGFYRGGPVLSSAVAGIDQALWDIAGQAYGAPVHALLGGPVRERVRVYSWIGGDEPAELAAAAAAQVEAGMTAIKMNASGLLAAIPSAREVAAVVRRVAAAREVLGDDRDIALDFHGRATPAAARRILPELAPLRPLFVEEPVLPEHNHQLGDLVGASPVPIATGERLFARHEFLGPLRAGVAVVQPDLSHAGGISEVRRIAALAETYGAVLAPHCPLGPISLAASLQVAFATPNFLIQEQSIGIHYHAGSELLDYVVDREPFRFVDGHLRRPEAPGLGITVDERAVRAAARHGHAWRNPVWRHDDGSFAEW from the coding sequence GTGAAGATCGTCCGAATCGAGACCTTCCTCGTCCCACCCCGGTGGCTCTTCTGCCGGGTGGAGACCGACGAAGGGCTGGTCGGCTGGGGTGAACCGGTGGTGGAGGGCCGGGCCGAGGTGGTCCGGGCCGCCGTCGAGGTGCTCGCCGAGTATCTGCTCGGCGAGGACCCGCTGCGGATCGAACAGCACTGGCAGATCCTCACCAAGGGCGGCTTCTACCGAGGCGGCCCGGTACTCTCCAGCGCCGTCGCCGGGATCGACCAGGCACTCTGGGACATCGCCGGCCAGGCGTACGGCGCCCCGGTGCACGCGCTGCTCGGCGGCCCCGTCCGGGAGCGGGTCCGGGTCTACTCCTGGATCGGCGGCGACGAACCGGCCGAGCTGGCCGCCGCCGCCGCCGCACAGGTCGAGGCCGGGATGACGGCGATCAAGATGAACGCCTCCGGCCTGCTCGCCGCCATCCCCAGCGCCCGCGAGGTGGCGGCCGTGGTGCGCCGGGTCGCCGCCGCCCGGGAGGTGCTCGGCGACGACCGGGACATCGCGCTGGACTTCCACGGTCGGGCCACCCCGGCGGCGGCCCGCCGCATCCTGCCGGAACTCGCCCCGCTGCGTCCGCTCTTCGTCGAGGAACCGGTACTCCCCGAGCACAACCACCAGCTCGGTGACCTCGTCGGCGCCTCACCGGTGCCGATCGCCACCGGTGAGCGGCTCTTCGCCCGGCACGAGTTCCTCGGGCCGCTGCGCGCGGGCGTGGCGGTGGTGCAGCCCGACCTCTCGCACGCCGGTGGCATCTCCGAGGTACGCCGGATCGCCGCGCTGGCCGAGACGTACGGCGCGGTGCTGGCCCCGCACTGCCCACTCGGGCCGATCTCGCTCGCCGCCAGCCTCCAGGTCGCCTTCGCCACGCCGAACTTCCTGATCCAGGAGCAGAGCATCGGCATCCACTACCACGCCGGCTCGGAACTGCTCGACTACGTGGTCGACCGGGAGCCGTTCCGGTTCGTCGACGGGCACCTGCGCCGGCCGGAGGCGCCCGGGCTCGGCATCACCGTCGACGAGCGGGCCGTACGCGCCGCCGCCCGGCACGGGCACGCCTGGCGCAACCCGGTCTGGCGGCACGACGACGGCTCCTTCGCGGAATGGTGA
- a CDS encoding FadR/GntR family transcriptional regulator — translation MAQYARRGVHGQTVEVIARRILAGEIAEGATLNLAALQQELDVSLTALREALKVLTAKGIVDARQKRGTFVRPRADWHLLDGDVIRWQFAEGAGQHLLDQLHEVRTIVEPAAARLAATRATGADLAALDEALAEMSAATDPVTAVRADLAFHRALLAATHNELVQRMEVVMETGLAERDRLVHGGAPDDDPVPSHRAVVEAIRRTDATGAEQAMRDLLDKAIRDVQKLRRRPGDRR, via the coding sequence TTGGCACAGTACGCACGCCGCGGCGTCCACGGGCAGACCGTCGAGGTCATCGCCCGGCGCATCCTCGCCGGTGAGATCGCCGAGGGCGCCACCCTGAACCTGGCCGCACTCCAACAGGAGCTCGACGTCAGCCTCACCGCGCTGCGCGAGGCACTCAAGGTCCTCACCGCCAAGGGCATCGTCGACGCCCGGCAGAAGCGGGGCACCTTCGTACGCCCCCGGGCCGACTGGCACCTGCTCGACGGCGACGTGATCCGCTGGCAGTTCGCCGAGGGCGCCGGACAGCACCTCCTCGACCAGCTGCACGAGGTGCGTACCATCGTCGAGCCGGCCGCCGCCCGACTCGCCGCCACCCGCGCGACCGGGGCCGACCTGGCCGCCCTCGACGAGGCGCTGGCCGAGATGTCCGCCGCCACCGACCCGGTCACCGCCGTCCGGGCCGACCTCGCCTTCCACCGCGCGCTGCTCGCCGCCACCCACAACGAGCTGGTGCAGCGCATGGAGGTGGTGATGGAGACCGGACTGGCCGAACGGGACCGCCTGGTGCACGGCGGGGCACCCGACGACGACCCGGTACCCAGCCACCGCGCGGTGGTCGAGGCAATCCGGCGCACCGACGCGACCGGCGCCGAGCAGGCCATGCGCGACCTGCTGGACAAGGCCATCCGGGACGTCCAGAAGCTACGCCGGCGCCCGGGCGACAGGCGGTGA
- a CDS encoding SDR family NAD(P)-dependent oxidoreductase: MESQRTRRLDGKVALVTGAYGGIGAATARRLAAEGAAVGLLDLRPAEQVAEEITAAGGRARPIVADVSDETAWAGAVTTLRDLFGPVDILVSNAYLSEVAPAHETSRQSWDRQLAVSLTGSFLGLRACLADLRAGRGAAVLVSSVHALVGLPGHPAYAAAKGGLVALGRQLAVEYGPEVRVNTVLPGPILTAAWDRVSEVDRQRSVAETVAGRFGTPDEVAAAIAFLASPDAGYVTGTTLVVDGGWTAVKASA; encoded by the coding sequence GTGGAGAGCCAGCGGACGCGACGACTGGACGGTAAGGTCGCCCTGGTCACAGGGGCTTACGGCGGCATCGGCGCGGCCACCGCCCGACGGCTCGCCGCCGAGGGCGCGGCCGTCGGCCTGCTCGACCTCCGGCCGGCCGAGCAGGTCGCCGAGGAGATCACCGCAGCCGGCGGCCGGGCCCGCCCGATCGTCGCCGACGTCTCCGACGAGACCGCCTGGGCCGGTGCGGTAACCACGCTCCGTGATCTGTTCGGCCCGGTCGACATCCTGGTCAGCAACGCCTACCTCAGCGAGGTCGCCCCGGCGCACGAGACCAGCCGGCAGTCCTGGGACCGGCAGCTCGCGGTGAGCCTCACCGGCAGCTTCCTCGGCCTGCGGGCGTGCCTGGCCGACCTGCGCGCCGGCCGGGGCGCGGCGGTGCTCGTCTCCTCCGTGCACGCGCTGGTCGGGCTCCCCGGTCACCCCGCCTACGCGGCCGCCAAGGGCGGGCTGGTCGCGCTCGGCCGCCAGCTCGCCGTCGAGTACGGCCCCGAGGTGCGGGTCAACACCGTGCTGCCCGGCCCGATCCTCACCGCCGCCTGGGACAGAGTGTCCGAAGTCGACCGGCAGCGCAGCGTCGCGGAGACTGTGGCCGGCCGGTTCGGCACCCCGGACGAGGTGGCGGCGGCGATCGCCTTCCTCGCCTCACCGGACGCCGGCTACGTCACCGGCACCACGCTGGTGGTGGACGGCGGTTGGACCGCGGTGAAAGCCTCGGCCTGA
- a CDS encoding ABC transporter substrate-binding protein has protein sequence MSDFDPGRRRFLGHLGLAGLGALGMGGLVGCASSASTSSGGGGSDGPVAVQSNLSSPQAKAAMEKIIETFNKQGKGSATLNTIAAETYRTQLPTYLTSANPPDLYTWYAGSVADDYASKGLLLDVSDVWQGLADYPEALRTISTDASGKQVFVPMTNYWWGFFYRKSNFARWNVQEPKNWTDFVALCQTLKGKGIPPIGIGLGDTPWVASAWFDYLNIRINGAPFHRELLAGKQRFDDPKVKAVFTRWREVLPYFDPKGKAYPFQEATAALLAGKTGMFLIGTFFADAAPKDALGDLDFFRFPIIDPAVPVAEEGPTDGFFASAKTGNPTGTKALLSHLASVEAQEEYIRHSSGIVLPANPKAKAADSPLVAKGKAMLESAQELTQFFNRDSSDALQPTADTALTKFMDKPDQIDAILREWQAGAEKVFKG, from the coding sequence GTGAGCGACTTCGACCCCGGTCGTCGCCGGTTCCTCGGCCACCTCGGACTCGCCGGCCTCGGCGCGCTCGGCATGGGCGGCCTGGTCGGTTGCGCCAGTTCCGCCAGCACCTCCTCCGGCGGGGGCGGGAGCGACGGCCCGGTCGCCGTGCAGTCCAATCTCTCCTCCCCGCAGGCGAAGGCCGCGATGGAGAAGATCATCGAGACCTTCAACAAGCAGGGCAAGGGCAGCGCGACGCTGAACACGATCGCCGCCGAGACCTACCGTACCCAGCTTCCGACGTACCTGACCTCGGCGAACCCGCCGGACCTCTACACCTGGTACGCCGGCTCGGTCGCCGACGACTACGCCAGCAAGGGCCTGCTGCTGGACGTCTCCGACGTCTGGCAGGGACTGGCCGACTACCCCGAGGCGCTGCGCACCATCTCCACCGACGCCTCCGGCAAGCAGGTCTTCGTGCCGATGACCAACTACTGGTGGGGCTTCTTCTACCGCAAGTCGAACTTCGCCAGGTGGAACGTGCAGGAGCCGAAGAACTGGACCGACTTCGTCGCGCTCTGCCAGACGCTCAAGGGCAAGGGGATTCCGCCGATCGGCATCGGACTCGGCGACACCCCGTGGGTGGCGTCGGCCTGGTTCGACTACCTGAACATCCGGATCAACGGCGCGCCGTTCCACCGTGAGCTGCTCGCCGGCAAGCAGCGCTTCGACGACCCGAAGGTGAAGGCGGTCTTCACCCGCTGGCGCGAGGTGCTGCCGTACTTCGACCCGAAGGGCAAGGCGTACCCGTTCCAGGAGGCCACCGCCGCGCTGCTGGCGGGCAAGACCGGGATGTTCCTGATCGGCACCTTCTTCGCCGACGCCGCCCCGAAGGACGCCCTCGGCGACCTCGACTTCTTCCGGTTCCCGATCATCGACCCGGCGGTGCCGGTCGCCGAGGAGGGCCCGACCGACGGCTTCTTCGCCAGCGCCAAGACCGGCAACCCGACCGGCACCAAGGCGCTGCTGAGCCACCTGGCCTCGGTCGAGGCGCAAGAGGAGTACATCAGGCACAGCTCCGGCATCGTGCTGCCGGCCAACCCGAAGGCGAAGGCCGCCGACTCCCCGCTGGTCGCCAAGGGCAAGGCGATGCTGGAGAGCGCGCAGGAGCTGACCCAGTTCTTCAACCGGGACTCCAGCGACGCGCTCCAGCCGACCGCCGACACCGCGCTGACCAAGTTCATGGACAAGCCCGACCAGATCGACGCGATCCTGCGCGAGTGGCAGGCGGGAGCGGAAAAGGTCTTCAAGGGCTGA
- a CDS encoding carbohydrate ABC transporter permease, producing MTVLAPTESPRQRPAPDRKPSRRRPARRMSPLLVAFVLVPFAVESIWVFWPALQGFYFSLTRWDGLEPPQFIGLDNYAEMAGDSVFRGALLNTVIWLLLFGGLSVVGGFGMALLLQKERRGIGFYRAALFTPVVFSLVVTGLVWRVFYQPDGLADQVLRTIGLEHLIRPWLADPQTALYAVILPALWRQIGYVMVLYLAGLKAIDPALHEAARVDGANGWQRLWNVTVPQLRGVNAVVLSVIVIDSLRSFDIVWALTRGGPYHSSELLSTYMYSTAFQSLRLGYGSAIAVVIFGLALAVILGYLVRAFRED from the coding sequence ATGACCGTACTCGCCCCGACCGAGAGCCCCCGGCAGCGGCCGGCGCCGGACCGGAAGCCGTCCCGGCGGCGACCTGCCCGGCGGATGTCGCCGCTGCTGGTGGCCTTCGTGCTCGTACCCTTCGCGGTGGAGAGCATCTGGGTCTTCTGGCCGGCCCTACAGGGCTTCTACTTCTCGCTCACCCGCTGGGACGGGCTCGAACCGCCGCAGTTCATCGGTCTCGACAACTACGCCGAGATGGCCGGCGACTCGGTCTTCCGGGGCGCCCTGCTCAACACCGTGATCTGGCTGCTGCTCTTCGGCGGGCTCTCGGTGGTCGGCGGGTTCGGCATGGCGCTGCTGTTGCAGAAGGAGCGGCGCGGCATCGGCTTCTACCGGGCCGCGCTCTTCACTCCGGTGGTCTTCTCGCTGGTGGTGACCGGGCTGGTCTGGCGGGTCTTCTACCAGCCCGACGGGCTCGCCGACCAGGTGCTCCGGACGATCGGCCTGGAGCACCTGATCCGGCCCTGGCTGGCCGACCCGCAGACCGCCCTCTACGCGGTCATCCTGCCCGCCCTGTGGCGGCAGATCGGGTACGTCATGGTGCTCTACCTCGCCGGCCTGAAGGCCATCGACCCGGCGCTGCACGAGGCGGCCCGGGTGGACGGCGCCAACGGCTGGCAGCGGCTCTGGAACGTCACCGTCCCGCAGTTGCGCGGGGTCAACGCGGTGGTGCTCTCGGTCATCGTGATCGACTCGCTCCGCTCCTTCGACATCGTCTGGGCGCTGACCCGGGGCGGGCCGTACCACTCCTCCGAGCTGCTCAGCACCTACATGTACTCGACCGCGTTCCAGAGCCTGCGGCTCGGCTACGGCTCGGCGATCGCCGTCGTCATCTTCGGGTTGGCGCTGGCGGTCATCCTCGGCTATCTCGTCCGCGCGTTCCGGGAGGACTGA
- a CDS encoding carbohydrate ABC transporter permease: MIRKLRTGGFHLGMSLVALLWLGPILWVVSMSLRSFDDIAANGVGSLPHSFTLDTYRQAWTDGGQMRALVNSMLVTVPSVLLSLALAAVAAFALARFRIPGRRTILLLMLAGNLLPPQILLIPVNKFSELIGLYDTLWALIAVQVGFGLGFYTFVLHGFMRDLPGEIQEAAMIDGAGPGQIFGRVILPLTRPALAALGALSFTWIFNDLLWAITVLRTDDRMPVTPALLGLQGQFVSSWNVIAAGTVIAAVPTVLVFLRFQRHFVSGLAIGAVK; the protein is encoded by the coding sequence ATGATCCGCAAGCTCCGGACCGGCGGCTTCCACCTCGGGATGAGCCTGGTGGCGCTGCTCTGGCTCGGCCCGATCCTCTGGGTCGTCAGCATGTCGCTCCGCTCCTTCGACGACATCGCCGCGAACGGGGTGGGCAGCCTGCCGCACTCGTTCACCCTGGACACCTACCGCCAGGCGTGGACCGACGGCGGTCAGATGCGGGCGCTGGTCAACAGCATGCTGGTGACCGTACCGTCGGTGCTGCTCAGCCTGGCGCTGGCCGCGGTGGCGGCCTTCGCGCTGGCCCGGTTCCGGATCCCGGGCCGGCGCACGATCCTGCTGCTGATGCTCGCCGGCAACCTGCTGCCGCCGCAGATCCTGCTCATCCCGGTGAACAAGTTCAGCGAGCTGATCGGCCTCTACGACACCCTCTGGGCGCTGATCGCGGTCCAGGTCGGCTTCGGACTCGGCTTCTACACGTTCGTGCTGCACGGCTTCATGCGCGACCTGCCGGGCGAGATCCAGGAGGCGGCCATGATCGACGGTGCCGGGCCGGGGCAGATCTTCGGTCGGGTGATCCTGCCGCTGACCCGGCCGGCGCTGGCCGCCCTCGGCGCGCTCTCCTTCACCTGGATCTTCAACGACCTGCTCTGGGCCATCACGGTGCTGCGTACCGACGACCGGATGCCGGTCACCCCGGCCCTGCTGGGCCTCCAGGGGCAGTTCGTCTCGTCCTGGAACGTCATCGCCGCCGGTACCGTGATCGCGGCGGTGCCGACCGTACTGGTCTTCCTCCGCTTCCAGCGGCACTTCGTCTCCGGCCTCGCGATCGGAGCCGTCAAGTGA
- a CDS encoding alpha-galactosidase: protein MTAPRARRWTLRGARTEYTVAVPEHGRWLELVAWGPHGVTEGPSPVEYTGPVPFLTAGDAAPVEYATDAARPFTGADLVVETAGGDRRVGLDYVDAEGVPGGLVVTFADPVTGLRVGLHYEIPDDTDVLRRWVELTNTGPEPLRLHRADSAGFCVPTPHGARLSYQWGQWAQEFQLDHVDLGHGEFTVGSAQGVPGHAYVPWLVVRDRAEPDGSAWAVAVDWTGSWEISATRDTGGLTRVRAGRRLVDGPLDLPAGARLTLPAVTGAYSPDGLDGLARVWHDYQRRLAGERLRPRPVLYNSWEATYFAVDAENQLALARIAADLGVETFVVDDGWFVGRDDDTAGLGDWTPDPAKFPDGFDTFVDEIRGLGMNFGLWVEPECVNPRSKLYAEHPDWVYQVRGRPLTPIRNQYLLDLGRPEVAEFVHSTVDGLLRRYDIGYLKWDFNRPRTEAGRSFPTAAVAAGRIDLDGAHVANLHRIYERLRRDHPHVLLEACAGGGARTDLGMAARADVFWPSDNTGPLDRLAIQHGFLHANAPHLLSSWVTDSPGLFDPRPRSLAFRFVLAMAGVLGIGADIRHWTPEQRREAAGWITRYKEIRDVVTHGTVHLIGGPDQPRCAVQYTAPDEETVVVLAWHTGRLDGAGLLPSRPVRLPLAGLDPAAAYRHHERRYSGSHLSTVGLPVRWTPEHDAELVVLRRA from the coding sequence GTGACCGCCCCGCGGGCGCGCCGGTGGACGCTGCGCGGGGCGCGCACCGAATACACGGTGGCGGTACCCGAGCACGGGCGTTGGCTCGAACTGGTGGCCTGGGGGCCGCACGGGGTGACCGAGGGTCCCTCGCCGGTGGAGTACACCGGACCGGTGCCGTTCCTCACCGCCGGTGACGCCGCCCCGGTCGAGTACGCCACCGACGCCGCCCGGCCGTTCACCGGGGCCGACCTGGTGGTGGAGACCGCCGGGGGAGACCGTCGGGTCGGCCTCGACTACGTCGACGCCGAGGGTGTCCCGGGCGGGCTGGTGGTGACCTTCGCCGACCCGGTGACCGGGCTGCGGGTCGGGCTGCACTACGAGATCCCGGACGACACCGACGTGCTGCGCCGGTGGGTCGAGCTGACCAACACCGGCCCGGAGCCGCTGCGGCTGCACCGGGCCGACTCCGCCGGATTCTGCGTACCCACCCCGCACGGTGCCCGGCTGAGTTACCAGTGGGGGCAGTGGGCGCAGGAGTTCCAACTCGACCACGTCGACCTCGGGCACGGTGAGTTCACCGTCGGCAGCGCGCAGGGCGTACCGGGGCACGCGTACGTGCCGTGGCTCGTCGTGCGGGACCGGGCCGAACCGGACGGCTCCGCCTGGGCGGTGGCGGTGGACTGGACCGGCTCGTGGGAGATCAGCGCGACCCGGGACACCGGCGGGCTGACCCGGGTACGCGCCGGCCGGCGCCTCGTCGACGGCCCGCTCGACCTGCCCGCCGGGGCGCGGCTGACGCTGCCGGCGGTCACCGGCGCCTACAGCCCGGACGGGCTCGACGGGCTGGCCCGGGTCTGGCACGACTACCAGCGCCGGCTCGCCGGGGAGCGGCTGCGGCCCCGTCCGGTCCTCTACAACTCGTGGGAGGCGACCTACTTCGCGGTCGACGCGGAGAACCAGCTCGCGCTGGCCCGGATCGCCGCCGACCTCGGCGTCGAGACCTTCGTGGTCGACGACGGCTGGTTCGTCGGCCGCGACGACGACACCGCCGGACTGGGGGACTGGACCCCGGACCCGGCGAAGTTCCCGGACGGCTTCGACACCTTCGTCGACGAGATCCGTGGCCTCGGGATGAACTTCGGGCTCTGGGTCGAACCGGAGTGCGTCAACCCGCGCTCCAAGCTCTACGCCGAACACCCGGACTGGGTCTACCAGGTGCGGGGCCGTCCGCTGACCCCGATCCGCAACCAGTACCTGCTGGACCTGGGCCGCCCCGAGGTGGCCGAGTTCGTGCACTCCACGGTGGACGGACTGCTCCGCCGGTACGACATCGGCTATCTGAAGTGGGACTTCAACCGGCCGCGTACCGAAGCGGGCCGGAGCTTTCCCACGGCGGCGGTTGCGGCCGGGCGGATCGACCTCGACGGCGCGCACGTGGCGAACCTGCACCGGATCTACGAGCGGCTGCGCCGCGACCACCCGCACGTGCTGCTCGAAGCCTGCGCCGGCGGCGGAGCCCGGACCGACCTCGGCATGGCGGCCCGGGCCGACGTCTTCTGGCCGAGCGACAACACCGGCCCGCTGGACCGGCTCGCCATCCAGCACGGCTTCCTGCACGCCAACGCCCCGCACCTGCTCAGCTCCTGGGTGACCGACTCGCCCGGCCTCTTCGACCCGCGCCCCCGGTCGCTGGCCTTCCGGTTCGTGCTGGCGATGGCCGGCGTGCTCGGCATCGGCGCCGACATCCGGCACTGGACGCCGGAGCAGCGCCGCGAGGCGGCCGGCTGGATCACCCGGTACAAGGAGATCCGGGACGTCGTCACGCACGGCACCGTGCACCTGATCGGCGGCCCGGACCAGCCCCGCTGCGCCGTGCAGTACACCGCGCCCGACGAGGAGACGGTGGTGGTCCTCGCCTGGCACACCGGCCGGCTCGACGGCGCCGGCCTGCTGCCGTCCCGCCCGGTCCGGCTCCCGCTGGCCGGTCTCGACCCGGCCGCCGCCTACCGACACCACGAACGGCGCTACTCCGGCAGCCACCTGAGCACCGTCGGTCTGCCGGTCCGGTGGACACCCGAGCACGACGCGGAACTCGTCGTCCTCCGGCGCGCCTGA